Proteins encoded in a region of the bacterium genome:
- a CDS encoding amidohydrolase family protein: MAGSTSIIKAGRLIDGTGGLPQRDIAVVVEGNRITDVRPAATLGPVGDRVAVYDHPSLTLLPGLIDAHDHIAHLGMDLRRRMNTAPSLAVLQTGRWATETLMAGITSFRDAAGADLGVKLAIEQGVIAGPRLFISLVIITQTGGHGDLTQPCGLASDFPRLPGVPDGIADGPDECRKKVREVIRLGADWIKIATTGGVGSPRGGPATRQFTLEELRAMVDEAHAAGKGVMVHAHGGDGIKLCLEAGVDSIEHAAVAEEADIERMARLGIWLVPTLSVTARMKERLDADPQSLPWYTAAKLPLVFDTQRRNFKRALDCGVKIAMGTDAGALGHAQNAKELVYMTESGMTPMQSIVASTSMAAALLGMADSLGAVAPGMLADLILVDGDPLANIAVVADPHRIALVMKDGIVYKSPAPAWAGTRTGRM; encoded by the coding sequence GTGGCAGGATCCACGAGCATCATCAAAGCCGGACGCCTGATCGACGGGACGGGCGGTCTCCCGCAACGCGACATCGCGGTTGTCGTCGAGGGTAACCGCATCACGGACGTGCGCCCCGCGGCCACGCTCGGACCGGTGGGCGACCGCGTCGCGGTGTACGATCATCCGTCGCTCACCCTGCTGCCCGGGCTGATCGACGCGCACGACCACATCGCCCACCTCGGCATGGACCTCCGGCGGCGCATGAACACCGCGCCCAGCCTCGCGGTGCTGCAGACGGGGCGGTGGGCCACGGAGACGCTGATGGCGGGCATCACGTCGTTCCGCGACGCGGCGGGCGCGGACCTCGGCGTGAAGCTGGCGATCGAGCAGGGCGTCATCGCCGGGCCGCGGCTGTTCATCAGCCTCGTCATCATCACGCAGACGGGCGGGCACGGCGACCTGACCCAGCCGTGCGGCCTCGCCTCGGACTTTCCCCGGCTGCCCGGCGTCCCCGACGGGATCGCCGACGGGCCCGACGAGTGCCGCAAGAAGGTGCGCGAGGTCATCCGGCTCGGCGCCGACTGGATCAAGATCGCGACCACCGGCGGGGTCGGCTCGCCGCGCGGCGGACCGGCCACGCGCCAGTTCACGCTCGAGGAGCTCCGCGCCATGGTGGACGAGGCCCACGCCGCGGGCAAGGGTGTCATGGTGCACGCCCACGGTGGCGACGGGATCAAGCTCTGCCTCGAGGCCGGCGTGGACTCGATCGAACACGCCGCGGTCGCCGAGGAGGCCGACATCGAGCGGATGGCCCGCCTCGGCATCTGGCTCGTCCCGACGCTGAGCGTGACGGCGAGGATGAAAGAGCGGCTCGACGCCGACCCGCAGTCCCTGCCGTGGTATACGGCGGCGAAGCTGCCGCTGGTGTTCGACACGCAGCGACGCAACTTCAAGCGGGCGCTGGACTGCGGCGTCAAGATCGCGATGGGCACCGACGCGGGCGCGCTCGGCCACGCCCAGAACGCGAAGGAGCTCGTCTACATGACGGAGAGCGGCATGACGCCGATGCAGTCGATCGTGGCGTCGACGAGCATGGCCGCGGCACTGCTCGGCATGGCCGACTCGCTCGGTGCGGTGGCGCCCGGGATGCTCGCCGACCTCATCCTGGTGGATGGCGACCCGCTCGCGAACATCGCCGTCGTCGCGGATCCGCACCGCATCGCGCTCGTGATGAAGGACGGGATCGTCTACAAATCCCCGGCGCCCGCGTGGGCCGGGACGCGGACCGGGAGGATGTAG
- a CDS encoding 2-dehydropantoate 2-reductase — protein MQITIVGAGAIGGLTGAWLALAGEDVTFVDTNREHVEHLRTKGLFVDGGRGDHRLPPQRAFTPDELRDPLECVLLSVKSQHTQDAVAAIKPLLRSDGFVVSLQNGLVNEDQIASIVGAERTIGALPDYGGAYVEPGHLEFVIEGPVYVGELDGRLTPRVREVHRLLSEVAECHLLTDIRARIWAKKCFGSQTVASALIDLPYHVVLSDVRAQRVTGPLVREALEVARAHGIDVPSGPFFEPPLYFPTTHEDTARLFAWIRATVETQARFAIEHQRQGTHTYVKQGSGIHWDIVYRKRKSEVRWGHGPLEEKAAQIGVPVPLNTKLHRMIYEIEDHERELGWHNFDELYELIRRLGKALP, from the coding sequence ATGCAGATCACGATCGTGGGCGCGGGAGCCATTGGAGGGCTGACCGGGGCGTGGCTCGCGCTCGCGGGCGAGGACGTCACGTTCGTGGACACGAACCGCGAGCACGTCGAGCACCTGCGCACGAAGGGGCTCTTCGTCGACGGCGGCCGCGGCGACCACCGGCTGCCGCCGCAGCGGGCGTTCACCCCGGACGAGCTCCGGGACCCGCTCGAATGCGTCCTCCTGTCGGTGAAGTCCCAGCACACGCAGGACGCCGTCGCGGCCATCAAGCCCCTGCTGCGTTCGGACGGGTTCGTCGTCTCCCTCCAAAACGGCCTCGTGAACGAAGACCAGATCGCGTCGATCGTGGGCGCGGAGCGCACGATCGGCGCCCTCCCCGACTACGGCGGCGCCTACGTCGAGCCCGGTCACCTCGAGTTCGTCATCGAGGGCCCGGTCTACGTCGGCGAGCTCGACGGCCGCCTCACCCCTCGCGTGCGCGAGGTCCACCGCCTCCTCTCCGAGGTCGCGGAGTGTCACCTGTTGACCGACATCCGGGCCCGCATCTGGGCGAAGAAGTGCTTCGGGTCGCAGACCGTGGCGAGCGCCCTGATCGATCTCCCGTACCACGTCGTGCTCTCGGACGTCCGCGCCCAGCGCGTCACGGGCCCCCTGGTCCGCGAGGCGCTCGAGGTCGCCCGCGCCCACGGGATCGACGTCCCGAGCGGACCGTTCTTCGAGCCGCCGCTCTACTTTCCGACGACCCACGAGGACACCGCGCGGCTGTTTGCGTGGATCCGCGCCACCGTGGAGACGCAGGCCCGGTTCGCGATCGAACACCAGCGGCAGGGCACCCACACCTATGTGAAGCAGGGCTCGGGCATCCACTGGGACATCGTCTACCGCAAGCGCAAGTCCGAGGTCCGCTGGGGACACGGCCCGCTCGAGGAGAAGGCCGCGCAGATCGGCGTCCCGGTCCCTCTCAACACGAAGCTGCACCGGATGATCTACGAGATCGAGGACCACGAGCGGGAGCTCGGCTGGCACAACTTCGACGAGCTGTACGAGCTGATCCGCCGGCTCGGCAAGGCGCTGCCGTAG